The nucleotide window TAATGTACAATACGATCAACAAGCTGCACAGAAGCTGGTTGAAGAAACTGGGCAGATGGGTGTGCCGCAAACGAAAGTGAATGGCAACTGGGTTCTTGGTTTTGACCCGGATACGCTCATGCAGTATGTGAATAAATAAGTTTTAAACAACAAAAAGGGGCTTCGGCCTCTTTTTTTTGTAAAAATTGATATAATGGAAAGAAGGAATTCCATGCTAGTATGTGGAAGCTCTTAAAGATTAAAATTTAGAGAGGATGCAGTTCTATGGTAAAACAGCGAAATGAACTTTGGGAATGGATAAAGGCTTTCCTGATTGCAATATTATTGGCATTTGTTATACGTGCCTTTCTCTTTACTCCAATTGAAGTAAAAGGTGCTTCCATGGAACCAACTCTGCATAACGAAGAGAGGATGTTCGTCACAAAGGTCGGTGAACCTAAACGGTTTGATATTGTCGTTTTCCATGCAACCGAGGAGAAGGATTACATTAAAAGGGTGATCGGGTTGCCAGGTGACCGTGTAGAATATAAAAACGACGTCCTTTATATAAATGGAAAGCCATATGATGAGCCGTATTTGGATGACATCAAAAAGCAATTGATTGATGGGCCGCTGACAGGATCGTTTACCTTGGAAGAGACCGCTGTTGGAGCTGAAGTTGTACCTGAAGGCCATGTTTTTGTAATGGGCGACAACAGAAGGAACAGTAAAGACAGCCGCCACATCGGAGCCGTCCCAATTGAAAATATCGTAGGAACAACAAAGGTCGTTTTTTACCCGTTTAAAGAAATGAAGATTATTGGTGATTAATATATTTTAAAGCCCAGCGCATTGATCAATGGATCGATGCGTTTTTTCTTGGTTTAGGGTGTTGCTCAAAGGTCATTGGACGAGTGGTGATTTAACTAGAAGGTCTCGTGGTATAGAGTGGTTGGAAAGAGAAAAACATCCCCCTTGGTACATACTGATAAATGTTTTTCATAGTAACCGAAATGGGTTATTATTGACGGCTTTCTTACACTGCATAAATTTTCCCAAACTGCATGTAGTAAAAAGATTCAGGATGCCATGATCGAGCACTTCACTCAAGCTGATGAAGATTACGGCCGCCGTGTAAAAGAGGGGATTGAAAAAAGAACGAAAGAAGTGGAAGCTATGTCGAATGAAGATAATGTGCCTGGCCGTGAATCAGGCAAATCAAAATATGGCCATGGATCACTGTCAGCCAATGAAGCAGCAAAAGAAGCTGTTCAGAAAAGCCACGAATCTGATCCATATTAATAGTTGAAGGCTGCATAGGGGAATCCTGTGCAGCCTTTTTATCTTATTGAAAAAAGAGTTGTTGAGACCACTGACCCTTTTGTTCAAAAAAAAATTTGAGTATATTTGATTACAGAAAAAATTACAAATTTGCAGGAAATTAGGATGTTTAAGCCGAAATATAATTGATAATAAATCTCAATGTACATTTTACATAATCTATGACTAGTGAGGGATTTAAATGGAGATGCAAAAGGATCTTATTGTCGGCGGCGTAGAACTTAAATGGGACTTAAACTCAGGTCAAGTATTGTTCGAGGGTGGGGACGTTGTTTTTTTCTGGGTGTCTGCAATGAAAACGTTCTTTGACACAATCAATGAAATTACAGGTGAAGAAGCAACAAACCTTGTACTAGAGGCCACTGGTTTCCGACAGGGCATCATCGTTGGTGAAGGATTCAAGGAAATGAAGGAAATCAATACATCCAATGTTGTGGAATGGCTGTCAAATACATATGTACCAGCAGGATGGGGATACGTAAGTGTTGAGGAAATGAATGTAAATACAAAAAACTTCACCTTATATATTCAAGATGACTGGGAATACAAAATGAACAAATTGGGTTCCGAGGAAAAGCAGGGTATTTTCGTTCCTGCGCATTATGCTGGGGTTTTTACAGGATTATTCGGAAGTAACTTCTGGTATAAGATCATTAAATACCAAAATGAATCCAATCCATATACAGTTGTGGAATACTTCCCATCTGTCATGAGTATTCAACAAAACATACGTAGGTTGGCAAGTAGACAAGAAGATAAACATATCCAGGAATTAGAGAGCCTGGTAGCCGAAAAAACGAATATGCTCCAGGATCTGGTAAAGGAGTTATCCTCTCCGATGATTCCAGTGCTTGAGGGTATAGTCGTCGTTCCATTGATTGGCAGATATGATGAGAACCGTGCAGAGGATTTGATTAACAACACATTGAATAATCTGCCAAAGTATCATACAAGATACGTTTTACTTGATCTCACAGGTTTGAACAAGGACATATCCCCATACACTGCAGAGTTGATAGATAAGCTTGGTTCAGCTGCCAGATTGTTAGGTGTGGAAGTCATTCTTGTAGGGATTTCCGCCGAACTGGCAATGGTGATCACCGAAACAATGACCAGACTGAAAAAATATGAATGCCTCCAGACCCTTCAGCACGGAATCTATTACGCTCTAGGTAAAAGCGGTAAAAGCATTGTATAGAGGCGAAGCACTTGAGTAATCAAGTGCTTTTTTAAAATGGGGGGATTTATCCTCCTATTGTTCCATCGTTTAGGAAGGGAGCCGGTGAAGAGAAGAGGCTATCGGACAAACAAAAGGGAAAAGCGAGAGAAAGCGTCCGATAGAAGATCTTCGTTATATTGGACACTAAATGGGATAGATTTGTTAGGTCACGTGCTTGATACGAATACAGCAACACCTTTAATGTTTATAATAATTACTCAAAAACGCTTACTGAATAGCATCGTCTATAACTTTAAGAGGGAATAATGGAAGGTGCTATATGAAAAGAATAAGCTCAGGGACAAAAATCTCTGAGCTTTTTACCATTCTATCGTATCATAATTTGAGCATCAGTTGCTTGTCTGATAGCTGGTTTTTCAAGGTTAATAGATTTGGGAATGGGTCTTCCTCGGAAACCCCAAGTTCGAATATAGAATCAGTGATTTCAGTTAGAAGAGAAGTGTCATTCACACCTTCCAGGAAAAGCTTGAACTCCTGGTAGATTGACTGTTTTTGAGGTTCTAAGAGGTTCGAATTAAAATAAAGCTCGTCCAGTTCCAGGTAAATAAAAGATCTTTGTGATTCAGCGATTTTACTCATTTATTACCACCCCTGATCTTTTGATTATAGTGAATCTATTACTATTGTATGGAACAGTTGTTCTGTTTGTAAACTGATAATTTAAATTATTCTAAATCTATTTTAATGAATAATCTATTAGAATGTGGTTTCGGACAAAACCCATGCTCGCCAACAGGGATTTTGTCCGAACTATAAAAACTTTCCGTGCTTTATTAATCAATCGCCATCCAGCATACGGAAGACTCCGCCGAGTACACTGCCTTCACCTTTGTTTTGCCCTCCGCCTTGAGGTGCTGCGGCAAAGACTCTGCTTGCAAGTCGGCTGAAGGGAAGGGATTGGATCCATACAGTGCCTGGTCCTCTCAGTGTAGCGAAGAATAACCCTTCTCCGCCAAATAGGGCCGTTTTGACTCCTTTTACCATTTCGATGTTATAATCCACATTACTTGTCATCGCTACCAGACAGCCGGTGTCGACGCGGATGACATCTCCTGCCTGGAGTTCTTTCTTATGTATTGTTCCGCCAGCATGGACAAATGCCATTCCGTCTCCTTCAAGCTTTTGCATGATGAAACCTTCCCCGCCGAAGAAACCGGCTCCAAGCTTCCTCTGGAACTCAACTCCGACAGATACTCCTTTTGCAGCAGCCAGGAAAGCGTCTTTTTGGCAAATGATTTTTCCGCCTAGCTCGCTCAAATCCATCGGAATGATTTTTCCTGGGTAAGGAGAAGCAAAGGAAACATGCTTTTTGTCGTGTCCAGTATTGGTGAAGGTTGTCATAAAAAGGCTCTCGCCAGTCAGCAGGCGTTTACCGGCGCCGAACAGCTTGCCAACTAGACCGCCGCCATTTCCGGAGCCATCCCCAAAAATCGTTTCCATTTCAATTTGCTGATCCATCATCATCAGACTTCCAGCTTCGGCGACAACCGTTTCACTCGGATCTAGCTCAACCTCAACAAACTGCATGTCGTCCCCGTAAATTTTGTAATCAATTTCATGATCCCTCATTTGTTTACCTCCAAAATGAATAAATTTTATAGCTCTATTGTACATCTTTGCTACGTCGTTTGCAGAATATTTTGTAGTGAAAAACTCAACTACTACAGGTGTTTGCTTTGGTTTTGCGTACCTAACTTATTGCCCACAACTTCCTCTTTTTCCCTTCACCACACAAAATAGGCTTTTGTATATGTGACAAAGGCCCTTTTGTCTACATAAATTGTTGAAGAGTATTAATTATTGTTTGCATCTTATCTACAGGAATATTTCTTGTTATGCTTTTTGTTTTTTGTTGTGTAGAACGGCCCTTTATTATTTCGAGGAGGTAAAGAAAAATGATGAATGATTTTCATAATGAGCTGCAAATGTTGAATGTTGGTGATTTCCAGGCAACTCAACCTGTCAGCTGGGATCAGAACATGTATCATGCAGGGGATGAGCGTTTTCTAGGTTTGGGCTTAGGCGGCTTTGGCGGATGTTTCGGTTTCTCTTGCTTCTTCAGCTGCTTTGGCTGCGGAGGTTTCCGTTGTGGCGGCTGTTTCCGCTGTGGCGGATGTGGCGGTTGCTTCCGTTGCGGAGGCTGCGGTCGATGCGGCGGTTGTGGCCGGTGCCATCGGGGTTAAAATAATATAGCTGGTAAAAAAAGCTCCTGCAAAATGAATTGCAGGAGCTTTTGTTATTCCCAGATGAGACATAAGGGACAAATTGAGATACATACGATGATAATGCGAGGTAATTAGGCAGAGCGGGGGCTGGAAAAGCCTAAGGAGGAGTGAAATGGAAAAATTGGATCCTTGCATGCGTTTGAAGGTGAAGAGGGATACGTTTTATCTCTCTGAACCTAACAGGGGAGTGTATTTACGTAATAACTCTTGTTCCTTCCGTCTTGAGGGAATCGGGATTGAACAGTGGGTTGAGAAGCTTTTGCCGATGTTTAATGGGAAGTATTCACTTGAAAAATTGACTGACGGGCTGCCCGGGCCTTATAGGGAGCGTGTCTTTCAAATTGCGGAGGTTCTTTTAGAGAATGGCTTTGTACGGGATGCTGCAAAGGATGATTCCCATACGCTATCTGAGGAAGTTATCAAAAAATTCGCCTCGCAAATCGAGTTTGTTGACAATTTGGCCGGCTCCGGGGCTGCAAGGTTCCAGAAATTCCGCGATTCAAATGTCCTTGCGGTTGGCTCAGGGCCGATGTTAAATTCGCTGGTATCTTCTTTACTGGAATCTGGCCTGAAAGAACTGAATGTCATGATTACAAGTGAAGTTCATACAAACAGAAAAAGACTTGCGGAGCTGGTGGCACATGCCCATAAAACAGATTCCGAGGTGGCGTACCAGGAACTGCAGGTAAAAGAAGAGAACTGGCGTGAGCTGCGGAGTTCGTTTGACCATATCCTTTATGTATCACAAGGAGGCAATCAGGAAGAATTAAAGATGTGGCAAAACATTTGCAGGGATGAGAAAAAAACATTCCTTCCAGCTATAATTCTTAAAAATAAAGGCTTGGCTGGCCCAATATTTAATCCAGGTTCAGAGGTATGCTGGGAGTCAGCCTGGAGACGGTTACATTCCGCTGTTTTTGAACAAGAACAGGGAGTCCCTTCAGCTTCATTGACAACAGGAGCATTGCTGGCGAACGTGGTCACTTTTGAATTATTTAAAGATCTTGCTGGCGTCACAAAGGCTGAACAAAAAAACCGGATTTTTCTGCTGGATTTAGAGACACTTGAAGGAAGCTGGCATTCATTTTTTCCTCATCCATTGGAAACGAGAGTCTCCACCCTGGAAAAGATAGAAACCCTGGAGTTCCGGCTAGGAGAGAACCAAAGTACTGCAGAAACGGAAAGGCTTTTCCAATACTTTAGCTTATTGACTTCCAAGGGGACCGGGATCTTGCATGTCTGGGAGGAAGCGGACCTGAAGCAACTTCCACTGGCACAATGTCGTGTTCAAGCAGCCAATCCGCTGTCTGAAGGTCCGGCCGAATTGTTGGAATCGCGAGTATGCAGTGGTTTTACCCATGAAGAGGCACGAATAGAAGCGGCTTTATCGGGAATTGAAGATTATGCAGCAAGAATGGCGGGTTTGCTTCATAATGAGGAGTTTATGGGTGTCGGCGCAGGAGAAACCTTTGCGGAAGCAGTTGGCCGCGGTTTGCAAAAATGTCTGTCCGAGAAGTTGAATAATCGAAGAGATGGCCAAAAAGAATTGATAAGTCTTGTGGACGTTGAGCAACTTGAAGATAATCGTTGTCGTTTCTATATTACTGCTCTTTCGACAATGCAGGGTGCACCGAGAGTAGGAATAGGAAAGGACATTAACGGTTTTCCTGTTTTCTGGGTTGGAACGAGCAAAGGCTGGTATGGCAATATTGATTTGAATGGAACAATGGCATTTAGAAACGCTTTGCAGAATGCATTATACGATTTTCAAAACGATGTTAACGGTGATTGCCTTCAAGATTCTGAAGTGCAGCTTGAAGAGTGGCAAAAACAAACCATCACGATTCATGATTGTCCAGAAAGAATCCAGACGGAGACCATGTATGCAGCTTTGGATGTCCTGAAAGAGAACGGAACGGGGCTGTCAGTCTTTGACTTGCGGATTGACCCGATATTTAATCAGCAACTCAATGGGCTGGTTGGTGTATTGCTGCGAGAGGAGGGAGTGAATTGAGTTCCTTCGTAGTAATAATTGGAGAAGGCAGGCTTGCTGAACGTGTGGGGGAAGAATTATCAACCCGTTACCAGGTATTTAGACGGACTGATTTTGAAAATAGCCTTCCCGCAAATTCGGAGTTGATCCTTGTATTGCACGATGCATGGAATCCCACTGCCCATCAAGAGGCTGAAGAAACAATGAAAATGACAGGGAGCGCATGGCTCCGGGGTTTTGTTTCATTTGGAGAAGGAATTGCAGGCCCTCTCGTTCGCCCAGATACTCCAGGATGTTCACAATGTGCCGATCTGAGAAGGCTGCTTGGGGGCCAGGAACGAAGTGAAATGCAGGCAGTGAAGGAAAAGCTGGCTGCTGAAGAAGGGATGACAAGGGATCCATGGGCCTCACAAAACGGAGTCTTACAGCTCGCGCATGTAATCGTGCAGGAGACAGATAAGATCCTTGCAGGGAAAAAGTCTAAGCTCGAGGGAAGGATGTATTTTACCGACCTAAAGACATTAAATGGATCGTGGCATTCTTTCCTTGCTGATTCTCTGTGCCCGGTATGCAGCCCAATTCCTGAGGATTCGGCTGAACTCGCAAAAATTTCGTTAAAAGCAAGTCCAAAAATCAGCCCCGGCAGCTACCGCACTACTCCGCTGGATGAATTAAAGGAAGTTCTCTATGCGGACTACTTTGACAACCGGACAGGACTGTTAAACAGCAAAATGTACGATCTTGTTACTCCATTCGCTGATTCGAGTGTCAATCTGCCGATGATCTCAGGGGGCAACGAAGGCACAGCTGGAAGGACACAATGCTATGCAGATAGTGAACTGACTGCGATATTGGAGGGCCTTGAACGCCATTGCGGACTTGAACCTCGTGGGAAACGCCCAGTTATTCATGACAGTTACCGAAACTTAGAGGCACAGGCATTGAACCCTTTAGAAGTTGGCGTCCACGCGGATGAGCAATATGAAAAGCCCGGGTTTCCATTTCAGAAGTTTGATCCTGATCGGCCGATGGATTGGGTTTGGGGTTATTCTTTGACAGAAGAGCGGCCAATCCTTGTGCCTGAACTGCTCTCCTATTATAGCCTGGGATGCGGGTCAGCGGGATTTGTCTATGAAACTTCCAATGGCTGTGCCCTTGGAGGGAGCATGGAAGAGGCAATTTTTTTTGGCATCATGGAGGTTGTTGAGCGAGATTCCTTCCTTCTATCCTGGTATGCAAAGCTGAACTTGTCCCGCCTTGATCCTTTTTCAGCAGAAGACGAAGAATTGCAATTAATGGCAGAGCGAATGCGTGCGGTAGCTGGTTATGATTTGCTTTTGTATAACGCTACGATGGAGCATGGCATACCAAGCGTCTGGGCAATGGCGAAGAACCTGAAGGGGAAGGGATTGAACATCATCTGTGCTGCAGGGGCCCATCTTGATCCAGTGAAGGCTGCCAAAAGTGCGATCCAGGAGCTTGCGGGGATGATGCTCAATCTTGATGGGAAACTCGAAGAGAACAAGGAAAAGTATTTACAAATGCTTGAGGATGATTATCTTGTGCGGCAAATGGATGACCATGGAATGCTATACGGACTGCCACAGTCCGAAGAGCGTTTGGCCTTCCTGCTTGATGACAACTATTCGATGGAAAGTTTTCGTGATGCATTTACCTGGGAATCCCGTTCAGATGACCTGACCGAAGATTTAAAGGATGTTCTCGGGAAATTTCGTCAAATAGGACTCAAAGTCATCGTTGTCGACCAGACTCCGCCAGAACTTAGGAAAAATGGGCTTTATTGTGTGAAAGTGATGATACCTGGAATGTTGCCAATGACTTTCGGGCACCATCTGACCCGACTCAAAGGGCTTGATCGGGTGCTCTATGTCCCTATGCAGCTTGGTTTTAAGAAAGAACCATTGACATATGAAGAACTAAACCACTTGCCGCATCCGTTCCCATAGGAGGTGCGAAAATGACAATTGATGAATTTCTGAAGGATTTACAATTTAATATCGATCGTGCCAACCAGGATAACTGGGAACCCAATTGGGAGGATTCGCCTTTAGCCTATAAGCTGTACAAAGGGCTCCCGGTGGTGCCTCTTTCTGCGGAGGTTCCGTTGTCACTCACGGAATACAGAATGCCAGCCAGTCCAGATATAGAAGGAATCGGCCATTTTCTCTGGTATGCTTATGGAATCTCTCAAGTGAGCGAGTCCGTTTTTCCTGAGGAAGCAAACCCGATCCATTCCTATAGAAGGTTTGCTCCCTCTGGCGGAGCGCTCTATCCAAATGAACTGTATATATATTTGAAGATAAAAGGGCTTCCTGATGGAGTCTACCATTATGACCCGTCGCACCACCGACTTGTCCTGTTGCGGGCTGGAAATTTTGATTCCTACATTTCCGCTGCCTTAGGAGAACGTTGTGAGCTTTCGTCCTGCTTCGGCACAGTATTCGTCTCCACTATGTTCTGGAAAAACTTCTTTAAGTACAATAATTTCTCCTATCGGCTGCAAGGCCTGGATGCCGGCGTGCTGATGGGGCAGCTGTTGGAGAGTGCAAAACGTTTTGGTTTTGCTGCCGGGGTTTACTATCAATATCTGGATTCAGCAATCAATCACTTTCTTGGTTTATCAGAAAACGAGGAGAGCATCTATTCGGTGATCCCGCTGTCGGTGGAACCGACAAACTGGACTGGTAACGGCAACGGAACGTTTAATTTTCAAACAGCGGATAGGTTAAAAAGAGAATTAAGGCCAATTGTTTTTGAGCGGGTAGAAAGGTCGAAAAACGTTCTCGAATTTCCTATATTAATAACCATGAATGAAGCCGCAAAATTCGAATCAACCGACTCATTCACGCGGCTTCAGAATCGCTCTTATGATGCTCGCAGTAACCAGGTGGTTAATCTTCCACAGACAGAATCACTAGCATATGATCTGGCAGAAGTAAGCAAAAAACGCTTTTCGCCTGAAATGGATTTTGTTTTAACGCGGATCAGTCACCAGCAGTTGGCGGTCCTGCTTAAGGAATCGGTGACTTCGTTCCGTTATCGCAATGATTTGGACGATATTTTTTCCGGACAGGAACCCAGGGTTTCGATCTATAGTTCTCTTTATAATGTTGAAGGTATTACGAATGGTGCCTATTATTATGACAGTATGGAACATAGATTACTTGAAATCCAACAAGGAGACCATCGTATGCTCTTGCAGTCAGGTTTGTCCTTTGATAACGTCAATCTGCAGCAGGTGCCTCTTTGTCTGCATGTTGCATGCAATAGGGATTTTTACCAGGAAGATCTAGGATACAGAGGCTACCGAATTTTACAAATGGAAGCAGGCATGCTCGTGCAAAGATTGCTTTTAACATCCTCCGCCCTTGGACTGGGAGGGCATCCACTGCTTGGTTTCAATGCAAGCATGGCGGATGAGCTTTACAAAATGAGTGAACAAACGAGCCTGATCCAGATTCCAATCGGTTCATATCGCCCGAAACCGTGGTTAAGAGGAAGTTTGCATAGTTAGGAGAAGCCCTTTTTTAAAAATAAATAATAATTATGGATTATTTTATGGTAAAATTTTCTGCAAAAAATGAAATGAGTGTACTGTTTATGATAGAAAGTTTTGAAGTTTCATTGTTTGGCAAGGAAAGAAGAATCCGGATATATGTCCCCTCTGGAGACGCGGGTAAACGGTATCCAGTGGTGTATATGCATGATGGCCAGAATGTATTTGGCAATGAAGAGTCAATTGGCGGTGTTGGTCTTGAGCTGGATAAGTTCCTGGAAAAGAATAAGATTGACCTGATGGTGGTGGCAATTGACCAGAATTCTGCAGATCGGGTCAATGAGTATTGTCCCTGGAAAAATGGTGAGTATACAACAAAGCTGCTTGGCAAACCGAGTACCCAAGGCGGGAAAGGGAAGGAGTATATGGAGTTTATTGTAAATGAATTAAAGCCTTTAATTGATTCTGAGTATCCTGCCAGCCCAAATCAAACCTATATGGCAGGCATTTCATTGGGGAGTTTGATTTCAGTCTACGCTGCATGCACATATCCTCATATTTTTAAGAGAGTTGCTGGACTTTCTTCCGGCTTTTATCGGAATCAGGAAGAAATCGAGCAGCTGCTTAAGGATACAGATTTAACTTCACTTGAAAAAATATATTTAGATTGCGGTACCAATGAAGGCGGCAAAAAACTCGCAGCACCGTTTCTTGATACAAACAAATCGGTTTTTTCAATAATTGAACAGAAAGAAGTACAGGCAGAATTGAAAGTGATTGAAGGGGCCGAGCATCATTACACAGCTTTTAAACAGCGAATTTCAGATGTCATTTCTTATCTGGTGTCATAATCCAATTTTCTCTATGATGTCTTAGGTTCAATCCTGACGAACATCCATACCCTTGTCTTCTCCAATGAATAACATGGTAACATGGAGGTGAGAAGATGAGGAGGAAAAATCATTTAGGGGATATTTCTGATTTGTTTTGTGATCGCAATGTGAGCAGGGTACCTTTTCCTAGATTAGAAATCATTCCAGTGAGAGAAGTACCTGACGATTGTGTTTTGGTATGTATGGGACCTATTTGTTATTTAGCCTGCTACGGAACAGGCGAAGATCCGTTTGAAGACTGCGAGATTGTTTGTACGGAGAGCGGGTATTGCTATATAGTCTGCCCAATCGTACCAGAAGACGAATAAGTGATTCAGCTAACCTTGTTCTTGGGGTGGGTCCTGAACCCTGAAATCAGTAAAATAACAGTTGAATATGCAAATACCAAAAGGGATGCAGAAATTATGCTTTCATTTGATAAGAAGGCTGTTAAGGAAGAGTGGGGAACTTTTTCTGCCTATCTTCTGACTGACAACTGATGTATAAAAATAATTAATCATTTAAACCCTTCGATTGTCGAAGGGTTTAAGGTGTTATTGTTAGAATATTATGACATAATATATGTATATTTTATCTGAGGGAGTGATGAGGTTGGCTGATAAGTTTCCGATTGAGCAGGTGAGGGAACGGTTTCCGTCTTTAAGCCGTAGAGATGATGGCCGGCAAGTCATTTATTTTGACGGGCCAGGCGGGACGCAGATGGTTGATTTTGCGCTCGAATCGATGTATCGGTACATAAGGAATGGGATGGCGAATCTCCACGGAACCTTCAATACCAGTGCCGACACAGATGCGATGCTGGAAAAAGGCAGGGAAGCAGTAGCGGATTTGCTTGGATGCAAGGCGAATGAAGTGGCATTTGGCGCAAACATGACCACTCATGCCTTTGCGATTGCACGTAGTCTGGCTGGTTTCATCAATGAAGGCGACGAAATAGTTGTCACTGAGCTAGACCATCGTGCAAATGTAGATCCATGGATCACCTTGGCAAGGGACCAAGGTGCAGAAATAAAGTTCCTGAAGCTTGACTCTGATAAGTACAGTCTTAAGCTTGATGAGTTAGACCAGATTGTTACGCCAAAAACAAAACTGGTCGCGGTTGGAATGTCATCGAATGTTACCGGGACCGTGACTAATCTGAATCCCGTAATAAAACGGGCGAAGGAGGTCGGGGCACTGACGGTTGTCGATGCAGTCCATGGTGTGCCACATTTACCGATCAATGTTCAGGAGTTGGACTGTGACATCCTTCTGTGCTCGGCGTACAAGTTTTTTGGTCCGCATGTTGGGATTGCTGTTGTCAGGGAGAGTCTTTTTGAAAAACTTCCGGTTTATAAGCTGAAGCCTGCTCCTGCAGAGATTCCTTATAAACTAGAGACAGGAACTCAAAATCATGAAGGCATTGCTGGGGTGATGGGTGCCATCCAATTCATTGAAGAACTGGGCTATGGCGAGACGAGAAGAGAAAGATTGCTGTCTGGTATGCATGCGATTGATGAATATGAGCAGGAGCTTGCTGCCGAAGTGGAGAACTTTCTGAGAACCCTGCCAGAAGTGACTCTGTATAGAGCAGCATCAGGCCGCAAAACGCCGACATTTGCTTTTACCATAGAAGGACATCATTCACGTGAAGTCACTGCATGGCTCGCCAAAAATTACAATATTTGTGTTGCAGATGGAGACTTCTATGCTTCCACAATGGCTGAGGTGTTGGATGTCTATCCATCAGGCGGTTGGGTTCGAATCGGGCTTGCTCCATATAATACAAAGGAAGAAATCCAGCAGTTCAAAACTGGCCTGAAAGCTTATATTGAACAGCATCAAAAAAATGCCGTCAGGTTTTAATGAATTAATCATTTCAAAGTGTTATTAATGACTGCCATACGAAGGCTGCAACCTAAAATAGAAGAGCCTGGACATTGTGCCAGGCTCTATTTATGCTAGAAAAAGGATGTGAAAGTTAAAAGGGAGGACATCAATGAGTAACGCTATGGAACAATTCAAAGTTCGGATGAAAAAAATCAAAGAAGACATCTTTGTTATTGCAGAAGCTTACAAACACCCGGATACACCATTTTATATTAAGCTGTTCGCATTGATTGTAGTTGCCTATGCTTTCAGCCCTATCGATTTAATTCCAGATTTTATACCGATCCTCGGTTACCTGGATGACCTCATCCTCGTACCGCTGGGAATTGCGCTTCTGTTAAAACTGCTACCTGATCATGTCATTCAGGAATCACGTGAGAAAGTGGCAGCAACCGGAAGGGTGAAAAAGAAGAATTGGCTGGCAGGAGCAATGATTTTATTGTTGTGGGCAGCCGTTATCTATTGGCTGATTGGTCTATTTGTTCAATCCCATTAGGTAATCTTGGTGACAAAATCCATAAAAAGAGGTGGTACTTTGCTTTTTCATTATCATTTTTGGACTCCAAATGTCGAAGAGACAGAAAAATTTTATGAAGATCACGGCTTCCGTATCGTTCAGCGAATCGGAAAATATCAGGGAGAATTTCAGAACTTTAATCCACCGCTAAAATGGGAAGATTTCCGTGAAAAAAAAGTGATGTTCCGGATTATAGAAGCCAGGAAGGGCAGCATCAATATCACTTTTGGGTATGGAAAAAAGCCCATGTTTGACCATATTGGCTTTCTCGTATCAGAAAAGGAACAAGAGGCTATTTGCAAAAATGCAGAAAAAATGAACTGGAAAGTGGATCATGGCGAACGAAGGACCTTTTTATCCACGCCATATGAGTTTCGGATAGAGC belongs to Mesobacillus sp. AQ2 and includes:
- a CDS encoding TOMM precursor leader peptide-binding protein, which produces MSSFVVIIGEGRLAERVGEELSTRYQVFRRTDFENSLPANSELILVLHDAWNPTAHQEAEETMKMTGSAWLRGFVSFGEGIAGPLVRPDTPGCSQCADLRRLLGGQERSEMQAVKEKLAAEEGMTRDPWASQNGVLQLAHVIVQETDKILAGKKSKLEGRMYFTDLKTLNGSWHSFLADSLCPVCSPIPEDSAELAKISLKASPKISPGSYRTTPLDELKEVLYADYFDNRTGLLNSKMYDLVTPFADSSVNLPMISGGNEGTAGRTQCYADSELTAILEGLERHCGLEPRGKRPVIHDSYRNLEAQALNPLEVGVHADEQYEKPGFPFQKFDPDRPMDWVWGYSLTEERPILVPELLSYYSLGCGSAGFVYETSNGCALGGSMEEAIFFGIMEVVERDSFLLSWYAKLNLSRLDPFSAEDEELQLMAERMRAVAGYDLLLYNATMEHGIPSVWAMAKNLKGKGLNIICAAGAHLDPVKAAKSAIQELAGMMLNLDGKLEENKEKYLQMLEDDYLVRQMDDHGMLYGLPQSEERLAFLLDDNYSMESFRDAFTWESRSDDLTEDLKDVLGKFRQIGLKVIVVDQTPPELRKNGLYCVKVMIPGMLPMTFGHHLTRLKGLDRVLYVPMQLGFKKEPLTYEELNHLPHPFP
- a CDS encoding SagB family peptide dehydrogenase; the encoded protein is MTIDEFLKDLQFNIDRANQDNWEPNWEDSPLAYKLYKGLPVVPLSAEVPLSLTEYRMPASPDIEGIGHFLWYAYGISQVSESVFPEEANPIHSYRRFAPSGGALYPNELYIYLKIKGLPDGVYHYDPSHHRLVLLRAGNFDSYISAALGERCELSSCFGTVFVSTMFWKNFFKYNNFSYRLQGLDAGVLMGQLLESAKRFGFAAGVYYQYLDSAINHFLGLSENEESIYSVIPLSVEPTNWTGNGNGTFNFQTADRLKRELRPIVFERVERSKNVLEFPILITMNEAAKFESTDSFTRLQNRSYDARSNQVVNLPQTESLAYDLAEVSKKRFSPEMDFVLTRISHQQLAVLLKESVTSFRYRNDLDDIFSGQEPRVSIYSSLYNVEGITNGAYYYDSMEHRLLEIQQGDHRMLLQSGLSFDNVNLQQVPLCLHVACNRDFYQEDLGYRGYRILQMEAGMLVQRLLLTSSALGLGGHPLLGFNASMADELYKMSEQTSLIQIPIGSYRPKPWLRGSLHS
- a CDS encoding alpha/beta hydrolase-fold protein, with amino-acid sequence MIESFEVSLFGKERRIRIYVPSGDAGKRYPVVYMHDGQNVFGNEESIGGVGLELDKFLEKNKIDLMVVAIDQNSADRVNEYCPWKNGEYTTKLLGKPSTQGGKGKEYMEFIVNELKPLIDSEYPASPNQTYMAGISLGSLISVYAACTYPHIFKRVAGLSSGFYRNQEEIEQLLKDTDLTSLEKIYLDCGTNEGGKKLAAPFLDTNKSVFSIIEQKEVQAELKVIEGAEHHYTAFKQRISDVISYLVS
- a CDS encoding cysteine desulfurase-like protein — encoded protein: MRLADKFPIEQVRERFPSLSRRDDGRQVIYFDGPGGTQMVDFALESMYRYIRNGMANLHGTFNTSADTDAMLEKGREAVADLLGCKANEVAFGANMTTHAFAIARSLAGFINEGDEIVVTELDHRANVDPWITLARDQGAEIKFLKLDSDKYSLKLDELDQIVTPKTKLVAVGMSSNVTGTVTNLNPVIKRAKEVGALTVVDAVHGVPHLPINVQELDCDILLCSAYKFFGPHVGIAVVRESLFEKLPVYKLKPAPAEIPYKLETGTQNHEGIAGVMGAIQFIEELGYGETRRERLLSGMHAIDEYEQELAAEVENFLRTLPEVTLYRAASGRKTPTFAFTIEGHHSREVTAWLAKNYNICVADGDFYASTMAEVLDVYPSGGWVRIGLAPYNTKEEIQQFKTGLKAYIEQHQKNAVRF